One genomic segment of Bradyrhizobium prioriisuperbiae includes these proteins:
- a CDS encoding CGNR zinc finger domain-containing protein, with the protein MKTTTSADDDGHRNFHPLIEADHPALDLLNTIAQIDGQPRDALMSDADVGAWLIHGRWWSKQVLDNARTVGLLDAGRSLRETVRDLVARRKNGEAIDPSPLNRLMAQAASHPELVVDGAGMRLERRRGQDTPAQLLAPVAEAAADLLANGNFDLVRKCEDASCTLWFYDRTKSHRRRWCSMAVCGNRHKVAAFRKRRQG; encoded by the coding sequence ATGAAAACAACCACATCCGCCGATGACGACGGCCACCGAAACTTTCATCCCTTGATCGAAGCGGATCACCCTGCGTTGGATCTGCTGAACACGATTGCCCAGATCGATGGTCAACCGCGGGATGCCCTGATGTCCGACGCGGATGTCGGAGCGTGGCTGATCCACGGGCGCTGGTGGTCGAAGCAGGTCCTGGACAATGCGCGGACGGTGGGCTTGCTGGACGCGGGCCGGTCGTTGCGCGAGACGGTCCGTGACCTGGTGGCCCGCCGGAAGAACGGGGAAGCCATTGATCCGTCGCCGCTCAACCGACTGATGGCGCAGGCTGCGAGCCATCCTGAGCTGGTCGTGGACGGCGCCGGGATGCGCCTTGAGCGCCGGCGCGGGCAGGATACCCCTGCGCAGTTGCTCGCACCGGTGGCCGAAGCGGCCGCGGATCTGCTGGCCAATGGGAACTTCGACCTCGTCCGCAAGTGCGAGGATGCCTCCTGCACATTGTGGTTCTACGACCGCACCAAGTCACACCGGCGACGCTGGTGCAGCATGGCGGTGTGTGGCAACCGCCACAAGGTCGCGGCCTTCCGCAAGCGGCGGCAGGGCTGA